The stretch of DNA TAAGTGAACCGTGCAGTTAGTGTAGATGCACGTTTGAGTGGCAAATACACCTTAACAAGGAGAATATATGGAAGCAACTTCCGTTAACATTGCTTTAGGAGAGGCTAAAAAGCCAGAGGACGGCCACGGGATAGGTTTTTTTGTATCCGGTTCCATAAAGTATCCAATAGTTGAACAGTACGAGATTCCCTCTAAATATAATATTGATACCTTAGTGTTGTTACCTGTAAATGAGCATAGTATTTTTCTTTATTGGGAATTAACTGGCAAACTGTTGGAGGCAAATTCGATAGATCCTGATACTGTACAATTTATAATAAAGGTTTATGAGATAAAAGCTGTACAAAAGAAAAGCGATGACAGAAAACAGATATACTCTGCGGCAGTCAGCGGTCGGCTGGGTGAGTTTCATGCCACAGTGCCTGACGCTTTTAAACCGATGTCTGCGGCAATAGGGGTAGAAATCGGAGGCACGTTTAGGGAGCTGGTTGAATCAAACCATGTAAACATCCCTTCTTTTGCTGTGCTGGGGCTGAAAGATGATTTCTTTAGTACCGGAACAATAACGCTTCAGACGGAAAAACCTAAAGAGGAAGAGGAGGCGTTTAAAGGGCAGTCTGAGGCTTTCAATAAAGAAATCGAGATAGCCTCCCAACTTTTGGATATAAGAAGCAAGGATACACAAAGCATAGAGCTGCTTATGGGGCTATTGGAAAAATTTCGTAATTTCTCCAGTGAAGACAGAGCGCTACTTGACATTATAAAACGGTTTTATGAGGCACGTGCTGAAGACGTGAGGTTATTGCAGATGTTCCTTGAGTTTCTTAAAATGTTGGGACTTAAGGACGGTAACAAAAAGTCGATACTTGAGTACTTTGAGAGGCTAAAAGATTCATCCGCAGCCTCCGGCTCAAGCGGGTCATTGTCTAAGGATAAGGAGGCAGGCAAGTGATAAAAGGCTACTGGCTACCCGTATTACATTGTCATTTACCATTTGTTAAACATCCGGAATTTGATTATTTCTTAGAAGAGCACTGGCTGTTTGAGGCTATCTCAGAAACGTATATACCACTTCTGATGAGATTAAAGAAGTTTGAGGCCGAAAATGTGGACTTTCGTCTGACCGTATCTGTCTCTCCGCCTCTTGCCGAGATGTTTGCAGACGAGTATTTGACTGAACAGTTCATAAAGTATATGGACAAGCTGATTGAGCTTTCGCAAAAAGAGATGAGACGTCTCAAAACCGATGAAGGGCTGCTTCCGGTTGCAGAGTATTATAATAAGCGGTTTTTAGAAATTAAATCATTTTTTACTGATGTTTTAGACAGCAGTGTGTTAAATGGTTACAAGTATTTCTCCCAAAAAGGGCAGCTTGAGATAATTACCTGCGGGGCAACTCATGGCTACTTACCACTGTTAAGAACGTCTGTCAAGGCGGTAGAAGCTCAAATAGATATAGCTGTACAGTGTCATAGCCGCAGGTTTGGCAAAGCTCCGGATGGTATATGGCTGCCTGAGTGTGCCTACTATGAGGATTTAGATGAGATCCTTAAAAAGTATGGCATAAAGTATTTCTTTATGGAGTCTCATGGGGTAGCTAACGGAGTGCCAGCGCCAAAACACTCAGTTCATGCTGCTGTGCACACATTAAACGGGCTTGCTGCTTTTGCCAGAGACCCTGAGACGTCACGTCAGGTTTGGAGCTCTGAGGCAGGATATCCGGGAGCTCCTGAGTACCGTGATTTCTATCGTGACATTGGTTATGATTTAGACATAGACTACATTGGGCCATACATATCACCAGATGGTAACCGTGTGTTTACAGGAATAAAATATTATAAAATCACCGGGGAAACTGAAGACAAATTGCCATATGATCCGCATTCGGCTTTTCATAAGACAAAGTTCCATGCCGAGCATTTTTGTATGGCACGGTATAAGCAAGCGGATGAGCTTGCCGCAGTTATGGACAGGCCGTCACTTATCGTGTCGCCTTATGATGCTGAGCTTTTTGGCCACTGGTGGTTTGAAGGCCCTGATTTCATCTATAATGTGATGTCTCAGTTTATAAAAGATGGCGCTATAAGACCCATAACAGCTATAGATTATCTCAGTGATTATCCTAAAAATCAGACAGTATCCCCAAGACCCTCATCGTGGGGAGAAAACGGTTACTATGAGATATGGTTAAAT from Nitrospirota bacterium encodes:
- a CDS encoding DUF4912 domain-containing protein gives rise to the protein MEATSVNIALGEAKKPEDGHGIGFFVSGSIKYPIVEQYEIPSKYNIDTLVLLPVNEHSIFLYWELTGKLLEANSIDPDTVQFIIKVYEIKAVQKKSDDRKQIYSAAVSGRLGEFHATVPDAFKPMSAAIGVEIGGTFRELVESNHVNIPSFAVLGLKDDFFSTGTITLQTEKPKEEEEAFKGQSEAFNKEIEIASQLLDIRSKDTQSIELLMGLLEKFRNFSSEDRALLDIIKRFYEARAEDVRLLQMFLEFLKMLGLKDGNKKSILEYFERLKDSSAASGSSGSLSKDKEAGK
- a CDS encoding DUF1957 domain-containing protein — its product is MKGYWLPVLHCHLPFVKHPEFDYFLEEHWLFEAISETYIPLLMRLKKFEAENVDFRLTVSVSPPLAEMFADEYLTEQFIKYMDKLIELSQKEMRRLKTDEGLLPVAEYYNKRFLEIKSFFTDVLDSSVLNGYKYFSQKGQLEIITCGATHGYLPLLRTSVKAVEAQIDIAVQCHSRRFGKAPDGIWLPECAYYEDLDEILKKYGIKYFFMESHGVANGVPAPKHSVHAAVHTLNGLAAFARDPETSRQVWSSEAGYPGAPEYRDFYRDIGYDLDIDYIGPYISPDGNRVFTGIKYYKITGETEDKLPYDPHSAFHKTKFHAEHFCMARYKQADELAAVMDRPSLIVSPYDAELFGHWWFEGPDFIYNVMSQFIKDGAIRPITAIDYLSDYPKNQTVSPRPSSWGENGYYEIWLNKDNGWIYRHLHYMADTMEKLANEYYSMNDYESEETILKARVLNQLLRELLLAQSSDWAFLITQGTAIEYSEKRTKEHISNFNALLKSFNENNVDLEFINWLEYKNSIFEFLDFRVYADITNS